A genomic window from Glycine max cultivar Williams 82 chromosome 17, Glycine_max_v4.0, whole genome shotgun sequence includes:
- the LOC100791553 gene encoding nucleobase-ascorbate transporter 6 encodes MAGGGGAPAPKIDEPQPHPPKDQLPNVSYCITSPPPWPEAILLGFQHYLVMLGTTVLIPTALVPQMGGGNEEKAKVIQTLLFVAGINTLLQTLFGTRLPAVIGGSYTYVATTISIILSGRFSDEPDPIEKFKRIMRATQGALIVASTLQIVLGFSGLWRNVARFLSPLSAVPLVSLVGFGLYELGFPGVAKCIEIGLPELILLVFVSQFVPHVLHAGKHVFDRFAVLFTIAIVWLYAYLLTVGGAYNHAAPKTQSTCRTDRAGLIESAPWIRVPYPFQWGAPTFDAGEAFAMMMASFVALVESSGAFIAVYRYASATPLPPSILSRGIGWQGVGILLSGLFGTGNGSSVSVENAGLLALTRVGSRRVVQISAGFMIFFSILGKFGAVFASIPPPIVAALYCLFFAYVGAGGLSFLQFCNLNSFRTIFVLGYSIFMGLSVSQYFNEYTAINGYGPVHTKARWFNDIINVPFQSKAFVAGCVAYFLDNTLHKKEAAIRKDRGKHWWDKYRSFKTDTRSEEFYSLPFNLNKYFPSV; translated from the exons atGGCAGGAGGTGGTGGAGCTCCAGCACCTAAGATCGATGAGCCACAGCCACATCCACCGAAGGATCAGCTACCGAATGTTTCTTACTGCATTACGAGTCCTCCTCCATGGC CTGAGGCCATACTTCTTGGTTTTCAACATTATCTTGTGATGCTGGGTACAACTGTGCTAATTCCCACTGCTCTTGTTCCCCAGATGGGAGGTGGCAAT GAGGAGAAGGCAAAAGTTATCCAAACTCTACTCTTTGTCGCTGGAATTAACACATTGCTGCAAACTCTGTTTGGAACTCGATTGCCTGCAGTAATTGGAGGCTCTTATACTTATGTTGCAACAACAATCTCTATTATTCTTTCTGGTCGATTCAGCGATGAGCCAGATCCTATAGAG AAATTCAAGAGGATAATGCGGGCAACCCAAGGTGCTCTTATTGTTGCttcaactcttcaaatagtACTAGGCTTTAGTGGCCTTTGGCGTAATGTTGCAAG GTTCTTGAGTCCACTTTCAGCAGTTCCTTTGGTATCTCTTGTTGGTTTTGGGCTTTATGAGTTGGGCTTTCCTGGG GTTGCTAAATGTATAGAGATTGGACTGCCAGAGCTTATATTACTAGTATTTGTTTCACAG TTTGTACCCCATGTGCTACATGCAGGAAAACATGTCTTTGATCGGTTCGCTGTTTTATTTACAATTGCAATTGTGTGGTTATATGCTTACCTGCTCACTGTAGGAGGGGCATACAATCATGCTGCACCTAAAACACAGTCAACCTGTCGCACAGATCGAGCTGGTTTAATAGAATCTGCCCCATG GATACGAGTTCCATATCCATTTCAATGGGGAGCACCTACATTTGATGCAGGTGAAGCTTTTGCCATGATGATGGCATCCTTTGTTGCTCTTGTAGAG TCCAGTGGAGCTTTCATTGCTGTCTATCGGTATGCAAGTGCAACACCATTACCACCATCTATTCTTAGTCGCGGCATCGGTTGGCAG GGAGTTGGCATTCTATTATCAGGATTGTTTGGAACTGGCAATGGATCCTCTGTATCTGT AGAAAATGCTGGTCTTTTGGCTTTAACTCGTGTTGGCAGTCGAAGAGTGGTGCAAATATCTGCCGgttttatgattttcttttcaattctgG GGAAATTTGGAGCCGTTTTTGCATCCATTCCACCTCCAATTGTTGCCGCACTGTACTGCTTGTTCTTCGCTTATGTTG GAGCGGGAGGTCTAAGTTTTCTTCAATTCTGCAACCTCAACAGTTTTAGAACAATATTTGTATTAGGCTACTCCATCTTCATGGGCTTGTCTGTGTCACAGTACTTCAATGAGTACACAGCAATTAATGGTTATGGTCCAGTTCACACCAAAGCAAGATGG tTCAATGATATAATCAATGTCCCATTCCAATCAAAAGCATTTGTTGCGGGTTGTGTGGCATATTTCTTGGACAACACACTACACAAGAAGGAAGCTGCTATTAGGAAAGATAGAGGAAAACATTGGTGGGACAAGTACCGTTCCTTCAAGACTGACACAAGAAGTGAAGAGTTTTATTCACTGCCTTTCAACCTAAATAAATACTTCCCATCTGTGTAA
- the LOC100791040 gene encoding protease Do-like 9, whose amino-acid sequence MGDNKRKRGRKPKTPATETLDHPATSPSSTAMDDVFSVGNVELIDTTASPHHRRLRGRPNKPHALPPGRRHARPLDTNGGGDFSVPGDVVGVSPAVSTEADPAAWEARVLPAMDSVVKVFCVHTEPNFSLPWQRKRQYSSSSSGFVIGGRRVLTNAHSVEHYTQVKLKKRGSDTKYLATVLAIGTECDIAMLTVDDDEFWQGMSPVEFGELPTLQDAVTVVGYPIGGDTISVTSGVVSRIEILSYVHGSTELLGLQIDAAINSGNSGGPAFNDKGNCVGIAFQSLKHEDAENIGYVIPTPVIMHFIQDYEKNGGYTGFPILGVEWQKMENPDLRMATGMKPDQKGVRIRRIDPTAPESKVLKPSDVILSFDGVDIANDGTVPFRHGERIGFSYLISQKYTGDNAAIKVLRNSDILKFDIKLDSHRRLIPAHSKGKPPSYYIIAGFVFTTVSVPYLRSEYGKDYEYEAPVKLLDKLLHSMPQSPDEQLVVVSQVLVADINIGYEDFVNTQVLAFNGQPVKNLKSLATMVESCNDEYLKFDLDYDQIVVLRTKTAKAATLDILSTHCIPSAMSDDLKS is encoded by the exons ATGGGAGATAACAAACGTAAGAGAGGACGCAAACCCAAAACCCCCGCCACCGAAACCCTAGACCACCCCGCCACCTCCCCAAGCTCCACCGCCATGGACGACGTCTTCTCTGTCGGCAACGTCGAGCTCATCGACACCACGGCCTCTCCCCACCACCGCCGCCTCCGCGGCCGCCCCAACAAGCCCCACGCTCTGCCCCCGGGGCGCCGCCACGCCCGCCCCCTCGACACCAACGGCGGCGGGGACTTCTCGGTCCCCGGCGACGTCGTCGGGGTGTCTCCCGCCGTGTCGACGGAGGCGGACCCGGCAGCGTGGGAGGCAAGGGTGCTGCCGGCGATGGACTCGGTGGTGAAGGTGTTCTGCGTACATACGGAACCCAATTTTTCGCTGCCGTGGCAGAGGAAGAGGCAATACAGCTCGAGCAGCAGCGGGTTTGTGATTGGCGGGAGAAGGGTTCTCACCAATGCGCATTCCGTGGAACACTACACGCAGGTCAAGCTCAAGAAACGTGGTTCTGATACCAAGTACTTGGCCACTGTGCTCGCCATTGGAACCGAATGTGATATTG CCATGCTTACAGTTGATGATGATGAGTTCTGGCAAGGGATGTCACCTGTAGAGTTTGGGGAATTGCCCACACTTCAAGACGCAGTTACAGTTGTGGGCTACCCAATTGGTGGAGACACTATCTCAGTGACCAGTGGTGTTGTATCGCGCATTGAGATTTTATCTTATGTCCATGGTTCTACAGAACTTCTAGGTTTACAG ATTGATGCTGCTATAAACTCTGGCAATTCTGGTGGACCTGCATTTAATGACAAAGGAAACTGTGTGGGGATTGCATTTCAGTCCCTCAAGCATGAAGATGCGGAGAATATAGGTTATGTCATTCCAACGCCAGTTATCATGCATTTTATCCAGGATTATGAGAAGAATGGAGGATATACTG GATTCCCTATTCTTGGGGTTGAGTGGCAAAAAATGGAAAATCCTGATCTGCGAATGGCAACGGGCATGAAACCTGACCAGAAAGGTGTGCGTATTAGAAGAATTGATCCTACTGCTCCAGAATCTAAGGTTTTGAAGCCATCAGATGTTATTCTTAGTTTTGATGGGGTTGACATTGCCAATGATGGAACGG TTCCATTCCGTCATGGAGAGCGCATTGGTTTCAGTTATCTCATATCACAGAAATATACTGGGGATAATGCAGCAATCAAAGTACTGCGGAATTCagacattttgaaatttgaCATCAAACTTGATAGTCACAGAAGGCTTATTCCAGCACACAGCAAGGGCAAGCCTCcctcatattatattattgctGGATTTGTTTTTACAACTGTTTCGGTTCCATATCTTCGTTCTGAG TATGGAAAGGATTATGAATATGAAGCTCCAGTCAAGCTTTTGGATAAACTGCTGCATTCAATGCCACAATCACCGGATGAACAACTTGTCGTGGTCTCTCAG GTGCTGGTGGCTGATATCAACATTGGATATGAAGATTTTGTGAACACCCAG GTCCTTGCTTTCAATGGTCAACCAGTGAAAAACCTGAAGAGCTTAGCCACTATGGTAGAGAGCTGCAATGATGAATATCTAAAATTTGATCTAGATTATGATCAG ATAGTGGTGCTTCGCACGAAGACTGCAAAAGCAGCTACTCTTGATATTCTTTCAACACACTGTATTCCATCGGCAATGTCTGATGATCTTAAGTCATGA
- the LOC100791566 gene encoding rho-related GTPase isoform X1, giving the protein MSENHVKCRRVHTHTHSLSLSLNLSVKFNKNTPFVRTCCCCCCSMAATASRFIKCVTVGDGAVGKTCMLICYTSNKFPTDYIPTVFDNFSANVVVENTTVNLGLWDTAGQEDYNRLRPLSYRGADVFVLAFSLVSHASYENVLKKWVPELQHFAPGVPVVLVGTKLDLREDKHYLADHPGLAPVTSEQGEELRKLVGATYYIECSSKTQQNVKSVFDAAIKVVIEPPQKHEKKKKPRRGCLLNVICGRNIVRFK; this is encoded by the exons ATGAGTGAGAATCATGTGAAGTGCCGCCGcgtacacacacatacacattcactctctctctctcttaactTGTCTgttaaattcaacaaaaacacaCCCTTTGTGAgaacttgttgttgttgttgttgttcaatgGCTGCAACAGCTTCAAGGTTCATCAAGTGTGTGACAGTCGGGGATGGAGCTGTAGGCAAAACTTGCATGCTCATTTGCTATACAAGCAACAAATTCCCCACG GACTATATTCCAACGGTGTTTGATAATTTCAGTGCAAATGTGGTTGTTGAAAACACAACTGTCAATTTAGGCCTCTGGGACACTGCTG GGCAAGAGGATTACAACAGGCTGAGGCCATTGAGCTACAGGGGGGCAGATGTCTTTGTCTTGGCTTTCTCTTTAGTTAGCCATGCAAGCTACGAAAATGTGTTGAAGAAG TGGGTTCCTGAACTGCAGCATTTTGCTCCTGGTGTCCCAGTGGTGCTAGTTGGCACCAAATTGG ATCTTCGAGAAGACAAGCACTATTTGGCTGATCATCCTGGTCTGGCGCCTGTGACTTCTGAGCAA GGTGAGGAATTGCGTAAACTGGTCGGAGCTACGTATTATATAGAGTGCAGCTCAAAGACTCAGCAG AATGTGAAGTCAGTTTTTGATGCTGCTATCAAGGTGGTCATCGAGCCTCCACAAAAacatgagaagaagaaaaaaccacGTCGAGGGTGTCTACT AAATGTCATCTGTGGAAGGAATATAGTTCGTTTCAAATGA
- the LOC100791566 gene encoding rho-related GTPase isoform X2 has product MSENHVKCRRVHTHTHSLSLSLNLSVKFNKNTPFVRTCCCCCCSMAATASRFIKCVTVGDGAVGKTCMLICYTSNKFPTDYIPTVFDNFSANVVVENTTVNLGLWDTAGQEDYNRLRPLSYRGADVFVLAFSLVSHASYENVLKKWVPELQHFAPGVPVVLVGTKLDLREDKHYLADHPGLAPVTSEQGEELRKLVGATYYIECSSKTQQINTSCYF; this is encoded by the exons ATGAGTGAGAATCATGTGAAGTGCCGCCGcgtacacacacatacacattcactctctctctctcttaactTGTCTgttaaattcaacaaaaacacaCCCTTTGTGAgaacttgttgttgttgttgttgttcaatgGCTGCAACAGCTTCAAGGTTCATCAAGTGTGTGACAGTCGGGGATGGAGCTGTAGGCAAAACTTGCATGCTCATTTGCTATACAAGCAACAAATTCCCCACG GACTATATTCCAACGGTGTTTGATAATTTCAGTGCAAATGTGGTTGTTGAAAACACAACTGTCAATTTAGGCCTCTGGGACACTGCTG GGCAAGAGGATTACAACAGGCTGAGGCCATTGAGCTACAGGGGGGCAGATGTCTTTGTCTTGGCTTTCTCTTTAGTTAGCCATGCAAGCTACGAAAATGTGTTGAAGAAG TGGGTTCCTGAACTGCAGCATTTTGCTCCTGGTGTCCCAGTGGTGCTAGTTGGCACCAAATTGG ATCTTCGAGAAGACAAGCACTATTTGGCTGATCATCCTGGTCTGGCGCCTGTGACTTCTGAGCAA GGTGAGGAATTGCGTAAACTGGTCGGAGCTACGTATTATATAGAGTGCAGCTCAAAGACTCAGCAG ATAAATACTTCCTGTTATTTCTGA
- the LOC100791566 gene encoding Rho-related GTPase yields the protein MAATASRFIKCVTVGDGAVGKTCMLICYTSNKFPTDYIPTVFDNFSANVVVENTTVNLGLWDTAGQEDYNRLRPLSYRGADVFVLAFSLVSHASYENVLKKWVPELQHFAPGVPVVLVGTKLDLREDKHYLADHPGLAPVTSEQGEELRKLVGATYYIECSSKTQQNVKSVFDAAIKVVIEPPQKHEKKKKPRRGCLLSVHFFHIITTPARETFLLVKRDRSLSVH from the exons atgGCTGCAACAGCTTCAAGGTTCATCAAGTGTGTGACAGTCGGGGATGGAGCTGTAGGCAAAACTTGCATGCTCATTTGCTATACAAGCAACAAATTCCCCACG GACTATATTCCAACGGTGTTTGATAATTTCAGTGCAAATGTGGTTGTTGAAAACACAACTGTCAATTTAGGCCTCTGGGACACTGCTG GGCAAGAGGATTACAACAGGCTGAGGCCATTGAGCTACAGGGGGGCAGATGTCTTTGTCTTGGCTTTCTCTTTAGTTAGCCATGCAAGCTACGAAAATGTGTTGAAGAAG TGGGTTCCTGAACTGCAGCATTTTGCTCCTGGTGTCCCAGTGGTGCTAGTTGGCACCAAATTGG ATCTTCGAGAAGACAAGCACTATTTGGCTGATCATCCTGGTCTGGCGCCTGTGACTTCTGAGCAA GGTGAGGAATTGCGTAAACTGGTCGGAGCTACGTATTATATAGAGTGCAGCTCAAAGACTCAGCAG AATGTGAAGTCAGTTTTTGATGCTGCTATCAAGGTGGTCATCGAGCCTCCACAAAAacatgagaagaagaaaaaaccacGTCGAGGGTGTCTACTGTCAGTACACTTTTTTCATATCATAACAACTCCTGCACGTGAAACTTTCTTACTTGTGAAAAGGGATAGATCATTAAGTGTTCATTGA